From a region of the Actinopolymorpha singaporensis genome:
- a CDS encoding carbohydrate ABC transporter permease: MNTLARREARTGCLLLAPSLFGVGVFLILPVFVVLALSLTQWNLISPARWVGLANFRDILTDPKVGNSVLVTAFFVLIVIPVQTVLGLVAALLLNRRLPGSSVFRVVYVIPWICAPLALGVVWRWIFDPSDGALNALTGQRVEWLSSPVLALPAVASVTVWSQVGYVTLFFLAGLNAIPDQLYEAARIDGAGSRQVFWRITLPLLRPTTFFVLVTGVISSFQVFDTVYAMTKGGPAGHTDVIASRIYYEAFEAFRLGRAAALAVLLFVLLVAVTVGQQLYFRRRITYDLS, translated from the coding sequence GTGAACACGCTGGCCCGACGGGAAGCCCGTACCGGTTGCCTGCTGCTCGCCCCCAGCCTGTTCGGTGTCGGCGTGTTCCTGATCCTGCCGGTGTTCGTCGTCCTCGCGCTCAGCCTTACGCAGTGGAACCTCATCAGCCCGGCGAGGTGGGTCGGCCTGGCGAACTTCCGCGACATCCTCACCGACCCGAAGGTCGGCAACTCCGTGCTGGTCACGGCGTTCTTCGTGCTCATCGTCATTCCGGTGCAGACGGTGCTCGGTCTGGTCGCCGCCCTGCTGCTCAACCGGCGGCTGCCCGGGTCGAGCGTCTTCCGGGTCGTCTACGTCATCCCGTGGATCTGCGCGCCGCTTGCTCTCGGCGTGGTGTGGCGGTGGATCTTCGACCCGTCCGACGGTGCCCTGAACGCGCTGACCGGCCAGCGGGTGGAATGGCTGTCCAGTCCCGTTCTGGCACTGCCCGCGGTGGCGTCGGTGACGGTGTGGTCGCAGGTCGGGTACGTCACGTTGTTCTTCCTGGCCGGGCTGAACGCCATCCCGGACCAGCTCTACGAGGCCGCCCGCATCGACGGCGCAGGGTCGCGGCAGGTGTTCTGGCGGATCACCCTTCCGCTGCTGCGGCCGACGACGTTCTTCGTCCTGGTCACCGGGGTGATCTCCAGCTTCCAGGTCTTCGACACGGTCTACGCGATGACGAAGGGCGGGCCGGCCGGGCACACCGACGTGATCGCGTCCCGCATCTACTACGAGGCGTTCGAGGCGTTCCGGCTGGGCCGCGCCGCCGCGCTCGCCGTGTTGCTGTTCGTTCTGCTGGTGGCGGTCACCGTCGGCCAGCAGCTCTACTTCCGCCGGCGGATCACCTATGACCTCTCCTGA
- the purS gene encoding phosphoribosylformylglycinamidine synthase subunit PurS, translating into MARVVVDVMPKRAILDPQGRAVAGALERLGFGGISDVRQGKRFELEVDGELTEERLAELRRAAETLLANTVIEDFTVRVEHVTTQA; encoded by the coding sequence GTGGCCAGGGTCGTGGTCGATGTCATGCCGAAACGGGCGATTCTGGACCCGCAGGGCCGCGCGGTCGCCGGTGCGCTGGAGCGGCTCGGGTTCGGCGGCATCTCGGACGTACGCCAGGGCAAGCGGTTCGAGCTCGAGGTCGACGGCGAACTCACCGAGGAGCGCCTCGCGGAGCTGCGCCGGGCCGCGGAGACGCTGCTCGCCAACACCGTGATCGAGGACTTCACCGTCCGGGTCGAGCACGTCACCACGCAGGCCTGA
- a CDS encoding phosphoribosylaminoimidazolesuccinocarboxamide synthase — translation MSEPAPPPGLTHLYSGKVRDIYTDGDDLILVASDRISVYDVVLPTPIPDKGRILTALSLWWFERLADLAPNHVLSSTDVPAEFGGRAIRCRRLSMVPVECIARGYLAGSGLVEYADRGTVCGVPLPPGLVDGSRLPEPIFTPTTKEAVGAHDQPMTYAEVAGKVGADTASDLRDLTVAIYRRGAEIAAERGIVIADTKVEFGFAPDGTLTIADELLTPDSSRFWPADSWEPGRTQFAYDKQFVRDWATSTGWNKQAPAPEVPADVVAATRQRYVEAYERLTGERWS, via the coding sequence ATGAGCGAGCCCGCACCGCCGCCCGGCCTCACCCACCTCTACTCCGGCAAGGTCCGCGACATCTACACCGACGGCGACGACCTGATCCTGGTCGCCTCGGACCGGATCTCGGTCTACGACGTCGTACTCCCCACTCCGATCCCGGACAAGGGGCGGATCCTCACCGCCCTGTCGCTGTGGTGGTTCGAACGCCTGGCCGACCTCGCCCCCAACCACGTGCTGTCCAGCACCGACGTCCCGGCGGAGTTCGGCGGCCGGGCGATCCGGTGCCGGCGGCTTTCCATGGTGCCGGTGGAGTGCATCGCACGCGGCTACCTCGCGGGCTCGGGCCTGGTGGAGTACGCCGACCGCGGCACCGTCTGCGGCGTACCACTCCCGCCCGGGCTGGTCGACGGCTCCAGGCTGCCCGAGCCGATCTTCACCCCCACCACCAAGGAGGCGGTGGGCGCCCACGACCAGCCGATGACCTACGCCGAGGTCGCCGGGAAGGTCGGCGCGGACACCGCGAGCGACCTGCGCGACCTCACCGTGGCGATCTACCGCCGGGGTGCCGAGATCGCCGCCGAGCGGGGCATCGTCATCGCCGACACGAAGGTGGAGTTCGGCTTCGCGCCGGACGGCACACTGACGATCGCGGACGAGCTGCTGACGCCGGACTCGTCGAGGTTCTGGCCGGCCGACTCCTGGGAGCCGGGCCGCACGCAGTTCGCCTACGACAAGCAGTTCGTGCGCGACTGGGCGACCTCCACCGGCTGGAACAAGCAGGCGCCCGCGCCCGAGGTCCCCGCGGACGTGGTGGCCGCGACCCGGCAGCGCTACGTCGAGGCGTACGAACGCCTCACCGGCGAGCGCTGGTCCTGA
- a CDS encoding metallophosphoesterase family protein, whose protein sequence is MPSRTVAVLSDIHGVLPALEAVLAEPDVAAADRIVLTGDLAAGPQPVETLDALAALGDRAVWVRGNADRELVEYAATGTMATDDPVARWAAGQLRKDQLTLLAELPTSVVLDIAGLGPTVFCHATPRDDEEVVVVDSRLDRWSEVLAGLDHAVRTVVCGHTHMPYARLAHRRLVVNPGSVGMPYGGAGAHWALLGPGVSLRVTDFDVDAACVRVGRESGFPEAAEWADYYLRSRASDADALALMAPRDGRRV, encoded by the coding sequence ATGCCGTCGCGAACCGTCGCCGTCCTGTCCGACATCCACGGTGTGCTGCCCGCCCTCGAGGCGGTCCTGGCCGAGCCGGACGTCGCCGCCGCCGACCGGATCGTGCTCACCGGCGATCTCGCCGCCGGGCCGCAGCCGGTGGAGACACTCGACGCGCTGGCGGCACTCGGCGACCGCGCGGTGTGGGTACGCGGCAACGCCGACCGCGAGCTGGTGGAGTACGCCGCCACCGGGACGATGGCCACCGACGACCCGGTGGCCCGCTGGGCGGCGGGGCAGCTGCGCAAGGACCAATTGACACTGCTCGCGGAGCTGCCCACGTCGGTGGTGCTGGACATCGCCGGGCTCGGGCCGACCGTTTTCTGCCACGCGACGCCACGCGACGACGAGGAGGTCGTCGTGGTCGACTCCCGGCTGGACCGGTGGAGCGAGGTGCTGGCCGGCCTCGACCACGCCGTACGCACGGTCGTCTGCGGGCACACCCACATGCCGTACGCCCGTCTCGCGCACCGCCGGCTGGTCGTCAACCCCGGCAGCGTGGGCATGCCCTACGGCGGGGCGGGTGCGCACTGGGCACTGCTCGGTCCGGGGGTGAGCCTGCGCGTGACCGACTTCGACGTGGACGCCGCGTGCGTGCGCGTTGGCCGGGAGTCCGGGTTCCCCGAAGCGGCCGAATGGGCCGACTACTACCTGCGTTCCCGGGCCTCCGACGCGGACGCGCTCGCGCTGATGGCCCCTCGAGACGGTCGTCGAGTCTGA
- a CDS encoding carbohydrate ABC transporter permease codes for MTSPDPSTATTATPGTARLSGPVAAGDATRTGGAPRPQVRGSGRRLVANAMTYVLLLLGAVVTLAPFLLSVLTSVRSAKQFATGGPLALPNPVTSANYAELFGGRYDFIPPLVITVQVVLVVLVGQLVFSVLAAYAFARVRFPGREGLFWVYLATLMVPQVVTLIPLYTMLSTAGLRDTFWGIVLPFVFGSPYAIFLLREYFRGIPEDVLSAAKLDGAGTLRTIWYVVVPMSRPILATLAIITVVSHWNNFLWPLIITSSTKWQVLTVATANLQSQYSGNWTLVTAATTVAMAPLLVVYLVFQRHVVRSISLTGLR; via the coding sequence ATGACCTCTCCTGACCCCTCGACCGCCACCACCGCCACGCCGGGCACCGCGCGTCTATCCGGTCCGGTCGCGGCCGGTGACGCGACACGGACCGGTGGGGCGCCTCGGCCGCAGGTACGCGGAAGCGGACGCCGGCTGGTCGCGAACGCGATGACGTACGTCCTGCTGCTGTTGGGCGCCGTGGTGACGCTCGCGCCGTTCCTGCTGAGCGTGCTCACCTCGGTCCGGTCGGCCAAGCAGTTCGCCACCGGCGGGCCGCTCGCGCTGCCGAACCCGGTGACGTCCGCCAACTACGCCGAACTCTTCGGCGGGCGCTACGACTTCATCCCACCACTGGTGATCACCGTGCAGGTCGTGCTGGTGGTGCTGGTGGGGCAGCTGGTGTTCTCGGTGCTGGCGGCGTACGCGTTCGCGAGGGTGCGCTTTCCCGGCCGGGAAGGGTTGTTCTGGGTCTACCTGGCGACGTTGATGGTGCCGCAGGTGGTGACGCTGATCCCGCTCTACACGATGCTGTCAACCGCGGGTTTGCGGGACACGTTCTGGGGAATCGTGCTGCCGTTCGTGTTCGGTTCGCCGTACGCCATCTTCCTGCTCCGGGAGTACTTCCGCGGCATCCCGGAGGACGTCCTCAGCGCCGCGAAGCTCGACGGCGCGGGGACGCTGCGCACGATCTGGTATGTCGTCGTCCCGATGAGCCGCCCGATCCTCGCCACGCTGGCGATCATCACGGTGGTCTCCCACTGGAACAACTTCCTGTGGCCGCTGATCATCACCAGCAGCACCAAGTGGCAGGTGCTCACCGTGGCGACGGCCAACCTGCAAAGCCAGTACTCCGGAAACTGGACGCTGGTGACGGCCGCGACGACGGTGGCGATGGCGCCGCTGCTCGTGGTCTACCTCGTCTTCCAGCGCCACGTCGTCCGGTCGATCTCGCTCACCGGACTGCGGTAG
- the purL gene encoding phosphoribosylformylglycinamidine synthase subunit PurL, translating into MTVDTVKQAGDTPDAPQPYAELGLKDDEYARIRDILGRRPTSCELAMYSVMWSEHCSYKSSKVHLRKFGDLPAETHRGKLLAGIGEQAGVVDVGEGYAVTFKIESHNHPSYVEPYQGAATGVGGIVRDILAMGARPVAVMDSLRFGPADAPDTHRVLPGVVAGVGGYGNCLGLPNIGGEVVFDPSYAGNPLVNALCVGVLRHEDLHLAKAAGVGNQVILYGAKTGGDGIGGVSVLASETFDASTGEGGGGPAKRPAVQVGDPFMEKLLIECTLELFAAGIVVGIQDLGGAGLSCATSELASAGEGGMHVWLDRVPLRDSSLAPEEILMSESQERMMAVVAPADVERFLEICAKWDVPATVVGEVDDSSRLTVEWHGQTVVDVPPRTVAHEGPVYQRPYARPDRQDALQADVPDHLPRPSSGAELRQTLLALVGSANLADRSWVTDQYDRYVLGNTVAAQPDDAGMIRVADDSTLGVAAATDCNGRFVQLDPYAGTQLALAEAYRNVAVSGARPLAVTNCLNFGSPEDPGVMWQFEQATRGLADACRELGLPVTGGNVSFYNQTGEQPILPTPVVGVLGVTDDVTRTIPQGWRTPGAALYLLGTTAAEFGGSEWAHVVHGHLGGLPPRVDLAAERRLAQVLGEAGDAGLVLAAHDLSDGGLAQALVEGSLRAGFGARVSLPADVDPFVALFAESGARAVVSVGAEDEAEFGRLCERIGVPVTRIGTVGTDGEGAALVVEGAFEVPLAELRATWTVTLPGLYEES; encoded by the coding sequence GTGACCGTCGACACCGTGAAGCAGGCCGGGGACACCCCGGACGCCCCCCAGCCCTACGCCGAGCTCGGCCTGAAGGACGACGAGTACGCCCGGATCCGGGACATCCTCGGCCGCCGGCCCACCAGCTGCGAGCTGGCGATGTACTCCGTGATGTGGAGCGAGCACTGCTCCTACAAGTCCTCCAAGGTGCACCTGCGCAAGTTCGGCGACCTGCCCGCGGAGACACACCGGGGCAAACTGCTCGCGGGCATCGGCGAGCAGGCCGGGGTTGTCGACGTCGGCGAGGGGTACGCCGTCACGTTCAAGATCGAGTCCCACAACCACCCGAGCTACGTCGAGCCGTACCAGGGTGCGGCGACCGGCGTCGGCGGGATCGTCAGGGACATCCTGGCGATGGGCGCCCGCCCGGTCGCGGTGATGGACTCGCTGCGGTTCGGCCCGGCTGACGCGCCCGACACCCACCGGGTCCTGCCCGGCGTGGTGGCCGGCGTCGGTGGCTACGGCAACTGCCTGGGCCTGCCCAACATCGGTGGCGAGGTCGTCTTCGACCCGTCGTACGCCGGAAACCCGCTGGTCAACGCGCTGTGCGTGGGCGTGCTGCGGCACGAGGACCTGCACCTGGCCAAGGCGGCCGGTGTCGGCAACCAGGTGATCCTCTACGGCGCCAAGACCGGCGGCGACGGCATCGGCGGGGTGTCGGTGCTGGCCAGCGAGACCTTCGACGCGTCCACCGGCGAGGGCGGCGGCGGACCGGCGAAGCGGCCCGCGGTCCAGGTCGGTGACCCGTTCATGGAGAAGTTGCTGATCGAATGCACGCTGGAGCTGTTCGCGGCGGGCATCGTGGTCGGCATCCAGGACCTCGGCGGAGCGGGCCTTTCCTGCGCGACGTCGGAGCTGGCCTCGGCCGGCGAGGGCGGCATGCACGTCTGGCTGGACCGGGTGCCGCTGCGCGACTCCTCCCTGGCGCCGGAGGAGATTCTGATGAGCGAGTCGCAGGAACGCATGATGGCGGTGGTGGCGCCCGCCGACGTCGAGCGCTTCCTGGAGATCTGCGCGAAGTGGGACGTCCCGGCGACCGTGGTCGGTGAGGTCGACGACTCCAGCCGGCTCACCGTGGAGTGGCACGGCCAGACGGTGGTCGACGTACCGCCGCGCACGGTCGCCCACGAGGGGCCGGTCTACCAGCGCCCGTACGCCCGGCCGGACCGGCAGGACGCACTCCAGGCCGACGTCCCCGACCACCTGCCCCGACCCTCGTCCGGCGCGGAGCTGCGGCAGACGCTGCTCGCCCTGGTCGGCTCGGCCAACCTCGCGGACCGGTCCTGGGTCACCGACCAGTACGACCGCTACGTCCTCGGCAACACTGTCGCGGCCCAGCCCGACGACGCCGGCATGATCCGGGTGGCCGACGACTCCACCCTCGGCGTGGCCGCCGCGACCGACTGCAACGGACGGTTCGTGCAGCTCGACCCGTACGCCGGGACCCAGCTCGCCCTGGCCGAGGCCTACCGCAACGTCGCCGTCTCCGGTGCCCGGCCGCTCGCCGTGACCAACTGCCTCAACTTCGGCTCGCCGGAGGACCCCGGGGTGATGTGGCAGTTCGAGCAGGCGACCCGGGGACTGGCCGACGCCTGCCGCGAGCTGGGCCTGCCGGTGACCGGCGGCAACGTGAGCTTCTACAACCAGACCGGCGAGCAGCCGATCCTGCCCACGCCGGTGGTCGGCGTGCTCGGCGTCACCGACGACGTGACCCGCACGATCCCGCAGGGCTGGCGTACCCCCGGTGCGGCGCTCTACCTCCTCGGCACCACCGCGGCGGAGTTCGGTGGCTCGGAATGGGCGCACGTGGTGCACGGGCACCTGGGCGGGCTGCCGCCGCGGGTCGACCTGGCCGCCGAGCGCCGGCTGGCACAGGTGCTTGGCGAGGCAGGCGACGCGGGTCTGGTGCTGGCCGCGCACGACCTGTCCGACGGCGGGCTCGCCCAGGCGCTGGTCGAGGGCAGCCTGCGAGCCGGCTTCGGTGCGCGGGTGAGCCTGCCGGCCGACGTCGACCCGTTCGTCGCGTTGTTCGCGGAGTCCGGGGCGCGGGCCGTGGTGAGCGTGGGTGCGGAGGACGAGGCGGAGTTCGGGCGGCTGTGCGAGCGGATCGGCGTACCTGTCACCCGGATCGGCACGGTGGGCACCGACGGCGAGGGCGCGGCGCTGGTGGTCGAGGGAGCGTTCGAGGTGCCGCTGGCGGAGCTGCGGGCCACCTGGACGGTAACTCTTCCGGGGCTGTACGAGGAGTCCTGA
- a CDS encoding ABC transporter substrate-binding protein, which translates to MRKARRLLLASAAALALAASGCAVGGGDTSGSGDNGAGGDSKSGKTVVTFRLWDDQVAKAYEKSFQQFEKKNTDIDVKVQLVPWNDYWNKLTADVAAGNASDIFWTNTSNFGIYADNANLLDVGSVLKAEKKNWKPSVVDLYTRDGKLWGVPQLWDSIGLYYNKKLLKQANVDPASLRWSPNGKGDTFLPAARKLTLDAAGKHPGQPGFDPDRIKQYGYNASLDAQGVYWNFVGSNGAVWQKGDRFATDNPKTRASIQYVVDLINKYHVAPSAADTNDNGDKTRDLFVQGKLAMFESGPYNLKTIEENADFDWGVAPLPEGPAGRVGVVHGVAAVASARTRHKDAATKVLSWLGSAQGQRAIAAGGYAFPGVTADEGAFVDYWKKQGVDITAFQKAASGKTFPAPVGPRVNAGATAMDPIMKEIFLGRTPVGKGLADAQRAGNEAIKE; encoded by the coding sequence GTGCGAAAGGCTCGACGGCTCCTCCTCGCCTCCGCCGCGGCGCTGGCCCTGGCGGCCAGTGGCTGCGCGGTCGGCGGCGGTGACACCTCCGGCTCCGGCGACAACGGTGCCGGCGGTGACAGCAAGTCCGGCAAGACGGTGGTCACCTTCCGCCTCTGGGACGACCAGGTGGCGAAGGCGTACGAGAAGTCCTTCCAGCAGTTCGAGAAGAAGAACACCGACATCGACGTCAAGGTCCAGTTGGTGCCGTGGAACGACTACTGGAACAAGCTCACCGCCGACGTCGCCGCCGGCAACGCCTCGGACATCTTCTGGACGAACACCTCCAACTTCGGGATCTACGCCGACAACGCCAACCTGCTCGACGTGGGTTCGGTACTCAAGGCGGAGAAGAAGAACTGGAAGCCCTCGGTCGTCGACCTCTACACCCGCGACGGGAAGCTGTGGGGCGTACCCCAACTGTGGGACTCGATCGGGCTGTACTACAACAAGAAGCTGCTCAAGCAGGCGAACGTCGACCCGGCGTCCCTGCGCTGGAGCCCGAACGGCAAGGGTGACACGTTCCTGCCCGCGGCGAGGAAGCTCACCCTAGACGCCGCCGGCAAGCACCCCGGCCAGCCGGGCTTCGACCCGGACAGGATCAAGCAGTACGGCTACAACGCCAGCCTGGACGCCCAGGGCGTCTACTGGAACTTCGTCGGCTCCAACGGGGCCGTGTGGCAGAAGGGCGACCGGTTCGCCACCGACAACCCGAAGACGAGGGCCTCGATCCAGTACGTCGTCGACCTGATCAACAAGTACCACGTCGCGCCGTCGGCGGCCGACACCAACGACAACGGCGACAAGACGCGGGACCTGTTCGTGCAGGGCAAGCTTGCGATGTTCGAGTCCGGCCCGTACAACCTGAAGACCATCGAGGAGAACGCCGACTTCGACTGGGGTGTCGCCCCGCTTCCGGAGGGGCCGGCCGGCCGGGTCGGCGTCGTCCACGGTGTCGCCGCGGTCGCCTCGGCAAGAACCAGGCACAAGGACGCGGCGACGAAGGTCCTGTCCTGGCTGGGTTCGGCGCAGGGCCAGCGGGCGATCGCCGCGGGCGGGTACGCCTTCCCGGGAGTCACCGCGGACGAGGGAGCGTTCGTCGACTACTGGAAGAAGCAGGGCGTGGACATCACGGCATTCCAGAAGGCGGCCTCGGGCAAGACCTTCCCCGCCCCGGTGGGCCCGCGGGTCAACGCGGGCGCCACCGCGATGGACCCGATCATGAAGGAGATCTTCCTCGGCCGTACGCCGGTCGGGAAGGGCCTGGCCGACGCGCAGCGCGCCGGCAACGAGGCCATCAAGGAGTAG
- the purQ gene encoding phosphoribosylformylglycinamidine synthase subunit PurQ, whose translation MRIGVVTFPGSLDDRDAARAVRIAGGEAVALWHGDADLAGVDAVVLPGGFSYGDYLRCGAIARFAPIMGPVIEAAGKGLPVLGICNGFQILCESHLLPGALVRNDRRKFVCRDQRLRVDNAETAWTSAYTAGQEIVVPLKNGEGGYVADEDTLDRLEGEGRVVVRYLGDNPNGSYRGIAGITNAAGNVVGLMPHPEHAVETLCGPTSDGLGFFASVLDRLAAAR comes from the coding sequence ATGCGCATCGGAGTGGTGACCTTCCCCGGCTCCCTCGACGACCGGGACGCGGCCCGCGCGGTACGCATCGCCGGCGGCGAGGCGGTCGCGCTGTGGCACGGAGACGCCGACCTGGCCGGCGTGGACGCGGTGGTGCTGCCCGGCGGTTTCTCCTACGGCGACTACCTGCGCTGCGGAGCGATCGCGCGGTTCGCGCCGATCATGGGACCGGTCATCGAGGCGGCCGGGAAGGGCCTGCCGGTGCTCGGCATCTGCAACGGCTTCCAGATCCTGTGCGAGTCGCACCTGCTGCCGGGCGCGCTGGTCCGCAACGACCGGCGCAAGTTCGTCTGCCGCGACCAGCGGCTGCGCGTGGACAACGCCGAGACCGCGTGGACCTCGGCCTACACCGCCGGGCAGGAGATCGTCGTCCCGCTGAAGAACGGCGAGGGTGGGTACGTCGCCGACGAGGACACTCTCGACCGGCTGGAGGGCGAGGGGCGGGTGGTCGTCCGCTATCTCGGCGACAACCCGAACGGCTCCTACCGCGGGATCGCCGGCATCACCAACGCCGCCGGCAACGTCGTCGGCCTGATGCCGCACCCCGAGCACGCGGTGGAGACCCTGTGCGGGCCGACCAGCGACGGGCTCGGCTTCTTCGCCTCGGTCCTGGACCGATTGGCCGCCGCCCGCTGA